The sequence below is a genomic window from Lolium perenne isolate Kyuss_39 chromosome 7, Kyuss_2.0, whole genome shotgun sequence.
ttttctaatcttgtatgtggatgatattctgcttgcaagcagtgatgttagtctactgcaagagataaagaagttcttgtcctcaaattttgatatgaaagatcttggtgaagcgtcatatgttttgggcatagaaattcaccgagataggaataatggagtattaggactatcgcaaaagacttatttagaaaagattctaagtaagtataatatgcataagtgcagtgccacacctgcccctatagtcaagggcgacCGTTTTTGGAAACATCAAAGTCCCCAAAATCAATATgagctcgatcaaatgaaagtggttccatatgcttcggctattggaagcctacagtatgcacaagtgtgcactcgccctgacttagcatttatcaccggagtactcggtagatatcaagaaaatccaggttttgaacactggaaaatggtaaagaaggcattgcgttatgtgaaaggcacaaagaACTACATGCTAACATACAAAAGATTTGATTCCCTAGAAATAAGAGGGTATTCATATGCAGATTTTGTGGGggataaagatgatagaaaatccgcatctggatatgtattcaccctcgcaggggggagctatttcgtggagaagctccaaacagacGATAGTTGCATCATCCATGATGTATGCAtaatttatagcatgttatgaagccacggggCAGGTATTATGGTTAAAGAAAATTATACCCGACTTAaaagtggtagattgtattgacaaaccactaaagatgtactgcgacaatgagcctgcagtattttatgctcacaacaacaagtcgagtacATCAACGAAACCGATCGAGGTTAAGTATTATGTTATGAAACACAAGGTCCAGGATCAAActataagtctcgagcatataaggataaaagatatgcttgcggaaccgctaacgaaaggcttaccacccagcgtgttcagggagcacgtagccggcatgggtttaagggaaagtcttacctatcctggatcataagaggcccaaaagtaaaagaatttgtttcaaaacagagaagtgtATTGTGGCTGTCTGATTCTATCGACAATAGAGTTGTGACAATGAAGCATGCCCTATGAACTGATCCAAAATGAAACGAATAAAGTGAAAGTATAAAGTTAAAAGAAAAgttgagatcaagggggagaatgttaggaTGATCTCCACGTGATCGATCCCAACGGATCGATAACGAGTCCTTGACCTCGTCCGccccctgatcgggggcgcccaaccgcaTCTCTGGTTGGTGGACCCCTGTGACCTGCACTACATAAAGAGGTGGGGGCCGGGGCTCACAGTACGAGGTTCGTCCGCGCCGCCAGTCACCCCACCGACATCCCCTACCGATCTAGGGTTAGCGCAGTGCTCACGGAAAGCAccaccaccgtcgccaccgcacgCTCActctctccgccgccgccaccatgtcGGCGCCCGAGAGCTCCTCCTCGAAGGGAGAAGGTACATCTCTATCTCTCTCAGATCCCGCAGTGTACACAAGCGCTATTAGCTTCTACCCGTATAGGATCTATTGTAGTCGTTGGCTACTCTAACAGTTGTAAGTAAGTTAACAGACTCTCAACTTAGCCTGCATTCATATCTGAACTGAAACACGGAAAGGGCATGAACGGTTGCAGTGGCATGCAACCACTGATTTATAGATAAGCAGTGAAGTGCAGTGTACCACACCAACGATCTGGTGTGTGCTAGCTAGCTAACAACTCTCCATCAACGTCAAGCCATTAGTGTGTACCGAACAGCCAGCCCAGCTACGAGAGAAAGGTCACCATAAACTAACTGCCCACCCTCTATCTGACGTGTACCCCGTAACGAACCTCCCAAAATCTGTTGCGTGCCACTCAGATAACTACGTGGCTTTACGGGGGAACAAAACAGATTAAATCGAAGTATCTATGCCGGAATATCCGTGGAGCTGTACATTTAATCGAGTTACTGATTTACCGTGGGGTTAATAAGCTCCTTTTccacttagagcatccccactcgttggcgctccccacgcccaaatccggacgaaacaaccgccggattggacgaaattaagtcgtggggagtaccgtatttccagtcgtccacccggagttcggcggacatagtttaaattcaaacaaatcgccgtcccgcgctacaagtacggccagttgatcggcaaaaggagcaaaaggatcagccacagatcggcgatcggagggaaattacacggagacaggctcgtcggcagtcccggccggcacggcggtgtccgacggaccagtttcctcacacgccgtggccgaagcggctgcggcggccgacgaggaagcagcggcagtggacgtcgaagcagccgcagtcgacgaggtagatggtgaggaagccgaggtaggagccggcggagacgacgaaggactggccggagtggctcggaggatgtcgctgcggtggccctggtaccaattcctcgtctcctcgtccatcagttccatgtcgccgccgcccatcaggaacgccaagtctgtgttcctcttcttcgccgccgtcgtcgtcttcagcagggcgatccggacgccttggttggcgagcatctcccgccacctgccgtcgaacttgtcgttcctcccgtcggcgtgcgacctcaagtcggcccagcacttgttgATCGACGCAtgcatcctgtcggcgggattgtccgtccgtttgagctctttgagcttcttctggccgagttcagggcgcccttccgccgtgcaagccgccggagcgtcggggttgtactgctcggtcttgctcttcgagagggtcgtgcgagtttccttccacttctcgcagttctcgaggcgggcgtagacgttgaggaacttgaactgcaggccggtgtcgtccgtgtacatgtccaaagctcggcgcagctggggaaaaaagagcacggggatacgggtcagctaacgacgatgtacctcggtgatgcagggtcgacggagcataccttttgctccaagtcctggccgctgatcggccgtttgtcgacctcctcctgtatgccgtgccatttgttgcacgccgtctgcatgatcccccaatgggtggccattgccttgtctccccggtacacgttcatgttcgtcttgttgaagtagggatcgacgagtttgcgctccTCGTACGCCTGCCTCACTCGAAGCCAGTATGTGTCGAACGAATGATTGGCCCCGATTATGCCGTTcgtggacacggtcatccaagcttcggcgaggcactcctcttccttcggcgtccatttgatacgcggttcggcaggcggcgagtccttctttctcttcttcttccccttcgacaggttggcggcggcttgtgttggctcttcttcttcctcgtcttcttcttcgacggcttggcttccgtcggcaacatccccccgatgctcgttgcgcgccgccacagctgccgtcgccctcgcctcctcttgcgtgaagaaccccgggcacgcagcggcggcggccatgaagaaccccgggctcgcagcggcggccatggagccggaggtgatcatctcgtggatctcctcttcgttcggcgccgccgtcgcaccgaacgggagcggccctcgtcgcagggccaacgaggtgccctcgaactggccgccgccgccgacgtcaagctcgggcggcgacggcgtggacctagacggttggacgtaggcgccctcttggaacacggcagtcggcgacggcgagtacagcgaaggggagaaggacgacggggaactggttgtaccttgcgccggccattggccggggaacatgccgccgccgccgccgctcatggccatgctgatcatcctcgcttgttcgtcctgggccgccgccgccgccctcttggcggcggctcttttcaccctctccgtcctgccgc
It includes:
- the LOC127316160 gene encoding uncharacterized protein; the encoded protein is MPPKAPARKMRAKKTKPPGMSNAEWAADEKRREVETSGRTERVKRAAAKRAAAAAQDEQARMISMAMSGGGGGMFPGQWPAQGTTSSPSSFSPSLYSPSPTAVFQEGAYVQPSRSTPSPPELDVGGGGQFEGTSLALRRGPLPFGATAAPNEEEIHEMITSGSMAAAASPGFFMAAAAACPGFFTQEEARATAAVAARNEHRGDVADGSQAVEEEDEEEEEPTQAAANLSKGKKKRKKDSPPAEPRIKWTPKEEECLAEAWMTVSTNGIIGANHSFDTYWLRVRQAYEERKLVDPYFNKTNMNVYRGDKAMATHWGIMQTACNKWHGIQEEVDKRPISGQDLEQKLRRALDMYTDDTGLQFKFLNVYARLENCEKWKETRTTLSKSKTEQYNPDAPAACTAEGRPELGQKKLKELKRTDNPADRMHASINKCWADLRSHADGRNDKFDGRWREMLANQGVRIALLKTTTAAKKRNTDLAFLMGGGDMELMDEETRNWYQGHRSDILRATPASPSSSPPAPTSASSPSTSSTAAASTSTAAASSSAAAAASATACEETGPSDTAVPAGTADEPVSV